A genome region from Magnolia sinica isolate HGM2019 chromosome 8, MsV1, whole genome shotgun sequence includes the following:
- the LOC131254165 gene encoding putative receptor-like protein kinase At3g47110, giving the protein MAPKMLMSKSEWLSTLTHELRTASTSRTCTLATSKGDSGLSFIPPQVGNLTYLTVITLRDNSFRSEIPQEIGRLFRLRRLNLRSNSFGGEIPSNLTYCSNLRVLDFSFNELVGEIPIELSSLSNLDGLSLFNNHLVGSIPPSLANLSSLTQLSLGRNYLQGSIPGDLGRIPNLIALQVSQNNLSGTIPFSIYNLSTLLLFSITANRLHGTLPPDLGIRLPNLQLFYVSANLFTGSIPVSLANASVLEDLYFTNNDFTGGVPMNLGTLRYLYILTIGGNRLGTGKEDDLNFINSLPNCSYLEQFGFHNNSFKGMLPNSIANLSTRLHWLAMGFNHLYGRIPEGIGNLVSLTQLNLDHNNFTGDIPFSIGKLHKLQFLDLSGNKFSGQIPSSIGNFTELNEFSLQENNLSGNIPSSLGNCQKLIVLNLSQNNLNGTIPKQLVSLTSLSISLNLGRNSLIGSLPVEVGSLKNLQELDVSENKFSGEIPETLSRCQSLERLHMEGNAFQGTIPKSLRILRGLVELDFSRNNLIGQIPEYLESFTLQKLNLSFNDFEGQVPIQGVFENASGISVIGNSKLCGGIPKLGLPKCLVLRSKSRRSLSLKIIIPVIIVAHLHTSSSEDRYKNVSYAELLKVTDGFSSHNLTDVGSYGFVYKGYFVSEGQIVAVKVLNLQRQEASRSFLAECEALRNVRHRNLVKILASCSSIDFKGNDFKALAFQYMPNGSLEWLHPKINEEHRSRTLNLIQRLNIAIDAAYALDYLHHHCQTPIAHCDLKPSNVLLDNDMVAHVSDFGIARFLYEAVDDRSTNRTNSIAVKGSIGYVPPGNNSFHLSFIPFLSVILKILNNFISLDAKMKLKSAFCLLHTICMS; this is encoded by the exons GTTTTATTCCTCCCCAAGTAGGCAATCTCACCTACCTCACGGTAATTACCCTCAGAGACAACAGCTTCCGCAGCGAAATTCCACAAGAAATAGGACGCCTTTTCCGTCTCCGGCGTCTCAATCTCCGCTCCAATTCATTTGGAGGAGAAATCCCATCCAATCTCACCTACTGCTCAAACCTCCGAGTCCTCGATTTTTCATTCAATGAGCTAGTAGGTGAGATTCCCATCGAGCTTAGCTCTTTATCGAATCTCGATGGGTTATCTCTCTTTAACAACCATCTCGTTGGAAGCATACCACCTTCTCTAGCAAACCTTTCGTCCCTCACTCAGCTTTCTTTAGGAAGAAATTACTTACAGGGAAGCATCCCAGGCGATTTGGGCCGCATCCCGAATTTAATAGCGCTCCAGGTATCTCAAAATAATCTGTCCGGCACAATCCCTTTCTCTATTTACAATCTCTCGACGCTACTTCTATTCTCAATCACCGCGAATCGGCTTCACGGCACGCTTCCTCCTGACTTAGGCATACGTCTTCCTAATCTCCAGTTGTTTTATGTGTCGGCAAACCTGTTTACTGGTTCGATTCCTGTTTCACTAGCCAATGCTTCAGTTCTTGAAGATCTCTATTTCACCAACAACGATTTCACTGGAGGGGTGCCTATGAATCTTGGGACTCTTCGATATCTTTATATACTCACCATTGGTGGTAATCGCCTAGGAACAGGGAAAGAAGATGACTTGAATTTCATCAATTCCCTGCCCAATTGCAGCTACTTGGAACAATTTGGATTTCATAACAATAGTTTCAAAGGCATGCTGCCTAATTCCATAGCCAATCTATCGACCCGGCTCCATTGGCTAGCGATGGGATTCAACCACCTGTATGGAAGGATCCCTGAAGGAATCGGGAATCTCGTCAGCTTAACCCAATTGAATCTGGATCATAACAATTTCACAGGTGACATTCCTTTCAGTATTGGGAAGCTTCATAAGCTGCAATTTTTAGACTTGTCAGGAAACAAATTTTCTGGGCAAATTCCGTCGTCCATTGGCAACTTCACGGAACTGAATGAATTTTCCTTGCAAGAAAACAACCTATCTGGTAACATACCTTCGAGTTTAGGAAATTGTCAAAAACTGATAGTTTTGAACCTTTCCCAAAATAACCTTAATGGTACAATACCCAAACAGCTTGTTAGCCTCACATCTCTGTCAATATCTCTCAACTTGGGTAGAAACTCTTTGATTGGGTCCTTACCCGTGGAAGTGGGTAGCTTGAAAAATCTTCAAGAACTAGACGTTTCGGAGAACAAATTTTCAGGCGAAATTCCCGAAACGCTAAGCAGATGCCAGAGCTTGGAACGCTTGCACATGGAAGGTAACGCCTTTCAAGGGACCATTCCCAAGTCTTTGAGGATTTTGAGAGGCCTTGTAGAGTTGGATTTCTCGCGGAATAACTTGATTGGACAAATTCCAGAATATCTAGAGAGTTTTACTCTGCAGAAACTAAATCTTTCTTTCAATGATTTTGAGGGCCAAGTGCCTATCCAAGGGGTGTTTGAAAATGCAAGTGGGATTTCTGTGATTGGAAACAGTAAACTCTGTGGTGGTATCCCAAAACTAGGCCTTCCCAAATGCCTTGTTCTGAGATCCAAATCGCGGAGGTCTTTAAGCCTGAAAATAATCATACCCGTCATTATCGTTGCT CATTTACACACTTCCTCCTCAGAAGACCGGTACAAGAACGTCTCTTATGCGGAGCTTCTCAAAGTAACAGATGGGTTCTCTTCACACAATTTGACCGACGTGGGAAGTTATGGTTTTGTTTATAAAGGATACTTTGTTTCAGAGGGCCAAATTGTTGCAGTGAAAGTACTCAATCTTCAAAGACAAGAAGCCTCGAGAAGCTTCCTCGCAGAATGCGAGGCATTGAGAAATGTCCGGCATCGAAATCTCGTCAAGATCTTAGCATCCTGCTCAAGCATTGATTTTAAGGGCAACGATTTCAAAGCACTAGCTTTCCAGTACATGCCGAATGGAAGTTTAGAGTGGTTGCATCCAAAAATCAACGAGGAACATCGATCAAGGACTTTGAACCTTATTCAGAGGTTAAACATAGCCATTGATGCAGCTTATGCTCTGGATTATCTTCATCACCATTGTCAAACGCCCATTGCTCACTGCGATCTCAAACCAAGTAATGTTCTACTTGATAATGACATGGTGGCCCATGTGAGTGATTTTGGCATCGCAAGGTTCCTTTATGAGGCTGTCGATGATCGCTCCACAAATAGAACTAACTCCATTGCAGTAAAGGGATCCATTGGCTATGTTCCCCCAGGTAACAACTCCTTCCATCTTTCTTTCATTCCTTTTCTTAGTGTTATTTTaaaaattctcaataatttcatATCGCTAGATGCTAAGATGAAGCTAAAATCAGCATTTTGTCTATTACACACAATATGTATGAGTTAG